A genomic segment from Legionella quinlivanii encodes:
- a CDS encoding F0F1 ATP synthase subunit epsilon: MAITTHLDIVSAEREIFSGVVEMVVATGELGEIGITPGHAPLLTVLKPGEIRITHMGGTQEVYYVSGGMLEVQPFYVTVLADEVERAESLDEAAALAAKTRAEEAIANKNADIDYSMAATELARAVAQIRAIQKVRKNLK; the protein is encoded by the coding sequence ATGGCTATTACAACCCATTTGGATATTGTCAGCGCTGAACGAGAAATTTTCTCGGGCGTTGTGGAGATGGTGGTCGCCACCGGCGAGCTGGGAGAAATCGGTATTACTCCCGGCCATGCTCCATTACTGACAGTGCTGAAACCAGGCGAAATTCGGATTACCCATATGGGCGGTACACAGGAAGTGTATTACGTATCGGGTGGCATGCTGGAGGTTCAGCCTTTCTATGTGACCGTACTCGCTGATGAAGTTGAGCGTGCTGAAAGCCTTGACGAAGCGGCGGCTCTTGCTGCTAAAACAAGAGCAGAGGAAGCAATTGCCAATAAAAATGCTGACATTGATTATTCTATGGCAGCTACAGAATTGGCACGCGCGGTGGCGCAGATTCGTGCTATTCAGAAAGTCAGAAAAAACCTGAAGTAA
- the atpG gene encoding F0F1 ATP synthase subunit gamma — protein MAGAKEIRTKIASVKNTQKITRAMEMVAASKMRKTQDAMRASKPYASKIYNVVKHIARANSEYRHPFMTVRDIKRIGLIVITSDRGLCGGLNANLLRETIKNMRQWQQEGKEISLCVIGRKGQAFFRRVGGHVIASADHLGDKPGVRDIIGVVKIMLDAFYQGEIDALHVVYNEFVNTMTQKPVIRQMLPLPTDEKDSSQLAHHWDYIYEPDSKELLDALLERYSELQVYQAVVENIACEQAAKMIAMKSATDNAGALIKEFQLAYNKARQAAITQELAEIVGGASAL, from the coding sequence ATGGCTGGAGCAAAAGAGATCCGTACAAAAATTGCGAGTGTGAAGAATACACAAAAGATCACTCGTGCTATGGAAATGGTGGCTGCAAGCAAAATGCGTAAAACCCAGGATGCAATGCGAGCCTCAAAACCCTATGCAAGCAAAATTTATAATGTCGTCAAACATATCGCCCGCGCAAACTCTGAGTATCGGCATCCTTTTATGACGGTTCGCGACATCAAACGCATCGGCCTTATCGTGATTACTTCCGATCGTGGATTGTGCGGTGGTTTGAACGCCAATCTGTTGCGTGAAACGATTAAAAACATGCGGCAATGGCAGCAGGAAGGTAAAGAGATCAGTCTCTGCGTGATCGGTCGAAAGGGTCAGGCCTTTTTCAGACGAGTTGGTGGGCATGTAATAGCAAGTGCCGATCATTTGGGTGATAAACCAGGTGTCAGAGATATCATCGGTGTTGTAAAGATCATGCTGGATGCCTTTTACCAGGGCGAAATTGACGCTTTGCACGTGGTTTATAACGAGTTCGTTAATACCATGACCCAAAAGCCGGTTATCAGACAAATGCTGCCCCTGCCAACTGACGAAAAAGACAGCAGCCAACTGGCACACCATTGGGATTATATCTACGAACCGGATTCCAAAGAATTGCTGGATGCATTATTAGAGCGCTACAGTGAACTTCAGGTTTACCAGGCAGTGGTCGAGAATATTGCCTGCGAACAGGCAGCTAAAATGATAGCAATGAAAAGCGCCACTGATAATGCTGGTGCTTTGATTAAAGAATTTCAATTGGCATATAACAAAGCTCGACAGGCGGCTATTACGCAGGAATTAGCTGAAATTGTCGGTGGCGCAAGCGCATTATAA
- the atpD gene encoding F0F1 ATP synthase subunit beta, whose translation MSLGKVVEVIGAVVDVEFPRDSVPKVNDALHLVEGDLVFEVQQQLGDGVVRTIAMGSTDGLKRGLEAKNTGEPIQVPVGKKTLGRIMDVLGRPVDEAGPIGADEHWAIHRKAPSYEEQAGSQELLETGIKVIDLLCPFAKGGKVGLFGGAGVGKTVNMMELIRNIAIEHSGYSVFAGVGERTREGNDFYHEMKDSNVLDKVSLVYGQMNEPPGNRLRVALTGLTMAEKFRDEGRDVLLFIDNIYRYTLAGVEVSALLGRMPSAVGYQPTLAEEMGMLQERITSTKTGSITSIQAVYVPADDLTDPSPATTFAHLDATVVLSRQIAELGIYPAVDPLDSTSRQLDPLIVGQEHYDTARRVQQTLQRYKELKDIIAILGMDELSEEDKRVVSRARKIQRFLSQPFFVAEVFTGSPGKYVSLKDTIKGFQGILAGEYDDLPEQAFYMVGSIEEAVAKAKTL comes from the coding sequence ATGAGTTTAGGAAAGGTAGTTGAAGTAATCGGAGCAGTAGTCGATGTGGAGTTCCCACGTGACAGCGTTCCAAAAGTAAACGATGCATTGCACCTGGTTGAAGGTGATCTGGTGTTTGAAGTGCAGCAGCAATTGGGTGACGGTGTTGTCCGTACTATCGCTATGGGTAGCACCGATGGCTTAAAGCGCGGCCTTGAAGCTAAAAATACTGGCGAGCCGATTCAGGTTCCAGTCGGTAAAAAAACATTAGGCCGAATCATGGACGTTCTGGGACGTCCTGTGGATGAAGCAGGTCCGATAGGTGCTGACGAGCACTGGGCGATTCACCGCAAAGCCCCTTCCTATGAAGAGCAGGCAGGCAGCCAGGAGCTGCTCGAAACCGGTATTAAAGTTATCGATCTTCTTTGCCCTTTCGCTAAAGGAGGAAAGGTTGGACTGTTCGGTGGTGCCGGTGTAGGTAAAACAGTTAATATGATGGAGCTAATCCGTAATATCGCGATTGAGCATAGCGGATACTCAGTATTCGCCGGGGTCGGTGAGCGTACTCGGGAAGGAAACGACTTCTATCATGAAATGAAAGACTCCAACGTACTGGATAAGGTGTCGCTGGTTTACGGGCAGATGAATGAGCCGCCTGGAAACCGACTGCGTGTTGCTCTGACAGGGCTGACAATGGCAGAAAAATTCCGTGATGAAGGAAGAGACGTTCTTTTGTTTATCGATAACATTTATCGTTATACCTTGGCCGGGGTAGAAGTATCTGCCTTGCTGGGTCGGATGCCTTCTGCGGTAGGTTATCAGCCTACACTGGCAGAAGAAATGGGTATGCTGCAAGAGCGTATTACGTCAACCAAAACAGGTTCTATTACTTCTATTCAGGCAGTCTACGTTCCTGCGGACGACCTGACTGACCCATCACCGGCAACCACGTTTGCTCACCTTGATGCGACAGTTGTATTGTCCCGTCAGATTGCCGAGCTGGGAATTTACCCGGCGGTAGATCCTCTGGACTCCACCTCACGTCAGCTGGATCCATTAATTGTTGGCCAAGAGCATTATGATACCGCTCGACGCGTACAGCAAACACTGCAACGTTACAAAGAGCTTAAAGATATTATCGCAATTCTGGGGATGGATGAGTTATCTGAAGAAGATAAACGAGTTGTATCCAGAGCCCGTAAGATTCAACGTTTTCTGTCTCAGCCTTTCTTCGTAGCTGAGGTATTCACTGGTTCACCCGGAAAATACGTGTCTCTCAAAGACACCATCAAAGGCTTCCAGGGCATTTTGGCAGGTGAGTACGATGATCTGCCTGAGCAGGCGTTCTATATGGTAGGAAGCATTGAAGAGGCTGTTGCTAAAGCCAAGACATTATGA
- the atpA gene encoding F0F1 ATP synthase subunit alpha translates to MSQVALNPSEISELIRKKIEHFNVASEARNEGTIVSLKDGIVRLHGLADVMQGEMIEFPGGVYGLALNLERDSVGAVILGDYSSLSEGQKGKCTGRILEVPVGRKLLGRVVDALGNPIDGKGPIEADKMSPIEKVAPGVIARQSVDQPVQTGLKAIDAMIPVGRGQRELIIGDRQTGKSAIAIDAIINQKGTGVKCIYVAIGQKASSVSAIVRKLEEHGALEHTIVVVAGASDSAALQFIAPYSGCSMGEYFMERGEDALIVYDDLTKQAWAYRQISLLLRRPPGREAYPGDIFYLHSRLLERAARINAAEVEKLTNGEVKGKTGSLTALPIIETQAGDVSAFVPTNVISITDGQIFLDVDLFNSGVRPAINSGLSVSRVGGAAQTKIMKKLGGGTRLALAQFRELEAFSQFASDLDDATRKQLERGQRITELMKQKQYSPLSVAEMGLSLFIVEKGYLDDVPVAEVSAFETALRSFMHGSYASLMSKINEAGAYDNDIESQLKHAVEEFKRTGSW, encoded by the coding sequence ATGTCACAAGTTGCACTAAACCCTTCTGAAATTAGTGAATTAATCAGAAAAAAAATCGAACATTTTAATGTGGCGTCCGAAGCCAGAAATGAAGGTACTATCGTTAGTCTGAAAGATGGTATCGTCCGCTTGCATGGCCTTGCTGATGTAATGCAGGGTGAAATGATTGAGTTTCCTGGCGGGGTCTATGGTCTGGCGCTTAACCTTGAGCGCGACTCAGTGGGTGCGGTAATCCTTGGTGATTACTCAAGCCTCTCAGAAGGCCAGAAAGGAAAATGCACTGGTCGAATTCTTGAAGTACCTGTTGGCAGAAAGCTTTTGGGACGTGTTGTTGACGCCTTGGGTAATCCTATTGACGGCAAAGGTCCAATTGAAGCCGACAAAATGTCTCCCATCGAAAAAGTGGCTCCAGGCGTTATTGCCCGTCAGTCAGTTGATCAGCCTGTACAGACTGGTCTGAAAGCGATTGACGCGATGATTCCTGTTGGACGCGGGCAGCGTGAGCTGATCATCGGTGACCGACAAACTGGAAAATCAGCCATTGCGATTGATGCCATCATTAATCAGAAAGGCACTGGCGTTAAATGTATTTATGTCGCCATCGGTCAGAAGGCATCTTCTGTGTCCGCTATCGTTCGTAAACTTGAAGAACACGGCGCCCTGGAACACACTATTGTGGTTGTTGCCGGAGCCTCAGACTCCGCAGCCCTGCAGTTTATTGCACCCTACTCTGGTTGTTCAATGGGTGAATACTTCATGGAGCGCGGCGAAGATGCACTGATCGTGTATGATGATTTAACTAAGCAAGCCTGGGCGTATCGCCAGATTTCCCTGCTGTTACGTCGTCCACCTGGACGTGAAGCCTATCCTGGGGATATTTTCTATCTGCATTCACGTTTGCTGGAAAGAGCTGCGAGAATTAACGCCGCTGAAGTAGAAAAATTAACGAACGGTGAGGTGAAAGGCAAAACTGGTTCACTCACTGCATTGCCAATCATCGAGACGCAAGCGGGCGACGTATCAGCCTTCGTTCCAACCAACGTTATTTCTATTACCGACGGTCAGATCTTCCTGGATGTTGACTTGTTTAACTCCGGTGTACGACCTGCGATCAACTCCGGTCTGTCTGTTTCTCGGGTGGGCGGTGCTGCTCAAACCAAGATCATGAAGAAGCTTGGCGGTGGTACGCGACTGGCTCTTGCCCAGTTCCGTGAGCTGGAAGCATTCTCGCAATTTGCATCTGACCTGGATGACGCAACACGTAAGCAGTTAGAACGTGGCCAGCGAATTACTGAACTGATGAAGCAGAAGCAGTATTCGCCATTATCAGTAGCCGAAATGGGATTATCTTTGTTTATCGTAGAAAAAGGCTATCTCGATGATGTGCCTGTTGCAGAAGTGAGTGCTTTTGAAACCGCATTACGCAGCTTTATGCACGGTTCCTATGCCAGCCTGATGAGCAAAATTAATGAAGCAGGTGCATACGATAACGACATTGAATCTCAACTGAAACATGCAGTAGAGGAATTCAAGCGTACAGGCAGCTGGTAA